TTACCCATATTCAGGCCTTGAGTCCTGATGAAATCAAGGCCGTGGAAAAGGAAGTCAACACTGCAATCTTAGCCAATTTGCCCGTAAAGACCGAAATTATGCCTTATAATCAAGCCGTAGCCAAAGGGGCCATGGCCCTTTTCGGAGAAAAGTACGCAGACCAGGTACGCGTGGTTACCGTGCCTGGAGTATCCATAGAGCTCTGTGGCGGAACGCATTTGCAGAGTACTGGCCAGATCGGCTATTTCAACATTGTCTCCGAGAGCGCAGTAGCTGCCGGGGTACGCAGAATCGAAGCGATTACCGGCTTTGAGGCCATCCACTGCCTGCAGAATCTCAAGCAGGAGATGGAAGAGTTACAATCCCTGCTCAAAGCCGGAAGCGGTCAACTTAAGAACAAGGTGATGGCCCTGCAGGAGCAGATAAAAATCTTGAACAAGGAAAAACAGGCCCTGGCAGACAAGCTGGCATCGGGCCGTGGTAAAGATCTACTTCAAGAAGCACAGGAGATAAACGGTATAATGGTTCTGAGCCAGAAAGTAGAAGCTCCGGATGTAGGCGCCCTGCGTAAGCTCATGGATGATCTTCGCTCAAAGTTAAAATCAGGAATTATCTTGCTGGGCTGTGAACAAAAAGGTAAGGCCATGCTTATCCTGTATGTAAGCAAGGACTTGCACGACAAATTTACAGCTCCAGCATTGGTTAAAGAAGTTGCCAAAGAAATTGGTGGCAGCGGAGGTGGTCGCCCTGAACTGGCCCAGGCAGGCGGACCAAATATCCAGGGACTGGATAAGGCTTTGGAAAAAATAAAAGAATTGATAAGCTAACCAGGGCTAAGGAATGGCTGAAGACGAAAGTTTTTTAGCCATTCCTTAGCCTAACTTCAACAACCCAACAAGCACAATGAACTCAATGAACCCAACACCCCCCGTAGACTCAACAAACTCAAAAAAAATAGTAGGTATTAAATTCAGGGAATCAGGGCCGGTTTATTATTTTCTGGCCAGTCCTTTTGTAATCAATGAAGGTGATAAGGTAATCGTAAAAACAGAAGAGGGGTTGGGACTAGGGACTGTGGTTATAACCCGTGACAGTCTGCCGGAAGGCTTTAAGGAGGAAGATTTAAAATCTGTCTTTCGTTTGGCTAATGAAGAAGATTTAAAAATCGTAGCGGAGAATAAGGTCTTGGCTAAAGAAGCATTTGCTTTTTGTAAGAAGTGCATCGAGAAACATGACCTGCCCATGAAGCTGGTGGACGTGGAAGTCTATTTCGACCGGAGCAAGATGATTTTTTATTTTACCGCGCCCATGCGCATAGATTTTCGTGAGCTGGTCAAGGATTTGGTTCGCCAATATCGGACCAGGATCGAGTTACGCCAGATTGGCGTACGCCATGAAACCCAGATGCTCGGGGGAGTAGGTAATTGCGGACAAGTCTGCTGTTGCCGCCGTTTTCTTCGCAAATTTGAGCCGGTGACCATAAAAATGGCCAAGGACCAGAACCTGTTTTTAAATCCTGCCAAAATTTCAGGTGTTTGTGGTCGATTATTATGTTGTCTGGCGTTCGAGCAGGATCACTATGCCGAATTTCAAAAAAAGTTGCCCAAGATGGGCAAGCGCTACCAAACAGATCAAGGCATGTTGCGCGTCATCAGAGCGAATATTTTCCGCGATACAATCACTGTCTTGAATGAAGAAGGCAAGGAACTGGAA
This region of Desulfovulcanus ferrireducens genomic DNA includes:
- a CDS encoding PSP1 domain-containing protein; this translates as MNPTPPVDSTNSKKIVGIKFRESGPVYYFLASPFVINEGDKVIVKTEEGLGLGTVVITRDSLPEGFKEEDLKSVFRLANEEDLKIVAENKVLAKEAFAFCKKCIEKHDLPMKLVDVEVYFDRSKMIFYFTAPMRIDFRELVKDLVRQYRTRIELRQIGVRHETQMLGGVGNCGQVCCCRRFLRKFEPVTIKMAKDQNLFLNPAKISGVCGRLLCCLAFEQDHYAEFQKKLPKMGKRYQTDQGMLRVIRANIFRDTITVLNEEGKELEIKMKDWQAMVKK